CTGGTGCTGAGGGATTCACTCGTCGAGACACTCGAACTCGTACTCAACGATTGACTTGCTGAGACGCTTGCGCTGGTGCTGAGGGATTCACTCGTCGAGACACTCGAACTCGTACTCAACGATTGACTTGCTGAAACACTAGCGCTGGTGCTGAGGGATTCACTCGTCGAGACACTCGAACTCGTACTGAGAGACTGACTCGTCGAGACGCTCGAACTGGTGCTTAAGGACTGACTCGTCGAAACACTAGTGCTGGTACTTAACGATTGACTGGTCGAAACACTTGAACTCGTACTCAACGATTGACTTGCTGAGACGCTCGCGCTGGTGCTGAGGGATTCACTCGTCGAAACACTCGAACTCGTACTGAGAGATTGACTTGCTGAAACGCTCGAACGCGTACTTAGGGACTGACTCGTCGAGACACTAGTGCTTGTACTTAACGATTGACTGGTCGAAACACTTGAACTCGTACTCAACGATTGACTTGCTGAGACGCTTGCGCTGGTACTTAGAGACTGACTCGTCGAGACACTAGTGCTGGTACTTAACGATTGACTGGTCGAAACACTTGAACTCGTACTCAACGATTGACTGGCTGAAACACTTGAACTTGTGCTTAGAGACTGACTCGTCGACACACTAGCGCTGGTGCTGAGGGACTGACTCGTCGAAAAAACACTCGAACTCGTACTCAACGATTGACTTGCTGAAACACTTGAACTTGTGCTTAGAGACTGACTCGTCGAGACACTCGAACTCGTACTCAACGATTGACTGGCTGAGACGCTTGCGCTGGTGCTGAGGGATTCACTCGTGGAAACACTAGCGCTGGTACTTAGGGACTGACTCGTCGAAACACTAGTGCTGGTACTGAGTGATTCACTTACAGAGACACTCGAACTCGTACTCAACGATTGACTGGCTGAGACGCTTGCGCTGGTGCTTAAGGACTGACTCGTCGAAACACTCGAACTCGTACTCAACGATTGACTGGCTGAAACACTTGAACTTGTGCTTAGAGACTGACTTGTCGAGACGCTCGAACTGGTGCTTAAGGACTGACTCGTCGAGACACTAGTGCTTGTACTTAACGATTGACTGGTCGAAACACTTGAACTTGTGCTTAGAGACTGACTCGTCGAGACACTTGAACTCGTACTCAACGATTGACTGGTCGAAACACTTGAACTTGTGCTTAGAGACTGACTCGTCGAAACACTTGAACTCGTACTCAACGATTGACTAATAGTTTCACTAAGCTTAACGCTTGTACTTACTGACTCACTTGTAGCTAGAGACTCTCTCACACTCTTGGAACGATCGTGGTAGGAATAAGTAATGGTTTGCACACCTTCTTTATAGGAAACTGTATCACCACTCACAAATCCTGCAGCGGTTGAGACATTGCTTTGTTTCAGCTCATAGCGCAGACCATAATCAACACCGTTAATGACAATTCGATCGGTCAAAGCCACATCTGGTGTCAAATCACGTATTTCTCCTTCTGGAGCAGAGAAAACCTTTGCTTCCCGAATATCAGCTCCAGTTTCATCGTTGACTAGTTTCACTTGAATGAGTGATCCTGCAGCTGTATATTCAAACGATTCCAATTTAAGCTGCTGCAAGTTGGTTCCTACTGCTGTAGACGCAAATACACTGAAAGCAAACTTCTCTCTTCCTTGTGCATCACCTGTCACCAGACGCGCTTCCCTTAACCATCCCCGTGGATCCTTAGAGATCATAATACCATTATAGATTACCCTTACAGTAGGATAGCGATTCTCAGGTGTTCGAGGACGATATTCAAATACAACATCCTGAAATTCATTGTTCAGTACAGAAGTAGGCAGCGCACGTGAGTCACTACGACTCGAATCTGTTGACACAACACCGTCTTTGTTTGCGAAAAACGCCATATAGGGTCTTCCTGTTGAGGCATTATATACTGCTGGGTCCCCATTAAAATACTGTTTCTCACTACTAGTCTCTGACGGCTGATCCCATGATGTATCAAATTTAAAGCCAAAGGAATTTTTGACATTCTCGCCGCCTAAACCAAGAGTCGGTCCAGCTCCATTTCCTGAAGCATTGCCTACCTCACCGATGGCACCTGTCGTAAACAAGAACGAAATTCCATCACCACCTGTATGCCCTGAAGGAGTAAATACCTTGTCAAACGCATCGCCCAACTTCATTTTCGCCTTGAAGATAAAGGGTTGATTCAAATCAACCTTAGTATTTAAGGTGTAGGCCCCAGCTTGACCTGATTCATTTTCCGTGAGTGTCACAATACCTTCAGAATCAATCTTTGCTGTTCCTTTGGTTGAGAAAAATTCATTTTGGTTGACTGCCGTCACCTTGATTCTTGTTTTATCATCGGTCAAGGTCGCATTCCCCAATGTTATCGGAACATAGCCTTCTCTAGATGATGTGGCAAAGAAATAGGCTCCTCTTGGAATTGGTTGTCCTTCTAATAATGACCGACGTGTGCGGATACGAGTTGATTCGGTTGTTGAATAAGAGTTCCCACTAGGCAAAATAGCAGTTGTGAGATTTCCAGTTACATTCGGTACAATCTTCTCAATCTCATCTGAAACTGTCTCGGATGTTGGTAGTGATACAACTGAACGATTAGGTGTTGAAATGACTGTATTTTCTGAAACCTCTGCCATTGAAGCTTCAGTTGAACTAACTGTGTCATTCATTACGAGAGAATCACTTGTAGCAGTCGAAGTAGATAGGCTCGCAAAAAGAGAGTCCGATGTTGATAAAGACATGCTGACAGATTCACTCACACTAGTAGAGCTAGATATGCTTGCAGACTCACTTGCCTCTGCTGAAATAGACGTACTTGCTGAAAAAGAATCTGATGTTAAATTCGAAACAGCTTCATCATCTTCTCTAGACAAGACAACTCTATCCTTGCCTGCAACAATTCCTTCTGCTTGATTTGAGAGCTCTCTTTCCATTTGTGGCGTTTCTTCTGCGTAGACATGCGTTTGTACTAGTAAAGAGCCCCCTCCAACGACCCCAAGAGAGACAAGGGCTTTCAAATAGGCTGATGCAGTTGAGTCGATAATATCTACATTATCCATGTCTACGACAACTTGTTCTGCAGCATTCTTGTTTCCCAAAACACGTAACAGTCCTATCTGTGATAGAACTGTACGCACCCAATTTTTACCAGATTTATGTAATTTGACACGACTTTTGCGGTCGACCTCATCGAACTGACTATTAAACTTTTTACGGTTCATGTTCATCCCTTTATGATTTACTTAGTTTTTTTGAAAAGCTGACTTTACCATTTTATCATATTTGTATGTAATATCAAAGCTGTATACCTCCCCCTGTATATTTTTAATAAAATGATAAGAAAAGGCACTTTAACCTGGTGTAGATAGGATTTGTCAAACACTACCAAGAGTACATACTTTTACTTATCCAGCTGATGATACCATAGCAGGAAAGAACTTGAATCAGTTGAAAAGAAAGCTCGCTTCTCTGGTTTCTAGGCTTCAGTTAAAATAATCCATTGGATTAGCCCCGTTTTTTCATTTTAGGATTGGATAGTAATAGCGCAATAGACAATCTTTGGAACTTAAAAAGCGGACATTCTATCAATTACGCACTATATCAATCTGTTTTCACTAAATAAGAGAAGCTAGACTTGAATCCAGCTTCTCCTATTCTTATTTCTGTTTTCCTTGAAATCTCCATGTAAACCGCAATTGGTCATAAAATGGAAACAGGATTTGTAAAAGGGTACTAGCCAATAACCAGCCACCAATAATATCCGTTGGATAATGAACGCCGACATAAATTCTCGATAGTCCAACCAAACTAGCAAGGAGAATCAAGCCTCCCTGCGCTAGTCGCTTCAAGATTGGCTGCTTGAGGCGTTGCTGAGTGAAAATCACCATGACACCTGCCATCATCATGGTCGATGCCGCATGCCAACTTGGAAAGGAATAGCCAATTGTATCAATCAGCCATTCAATACTCGGTCTTGGGCGTTGGTAGACATATTTCAGGGCTGTCGATAGGACTCCCATCACCGCAAAACTAGCAAGAACAAAGTAGCTTTCCACTTTCCATTTCTTCTTATAACAAAAGAAGGCAAGAAGCAAACTAATCGGTAGCAAGACCGTTACATTACCTAGCAAGGTAACCGTGGTCCAAAACCGAGTAGCAAGCGCTGGGAAATCCCCACGCAGAGCTGTTTGAATGCTCCTATCAAAGCCCACCAATTGTTGAGGATAAAATTTTACACCATATCCTAGAATAACAAATAAAAGAGCTGTAAAAGAAGCATTTCGAAAGTATAATGATTTATTTTTCATACAAGAATGAGATTCTTATTTCTATCCTTTTCTTAAAATCGGTTGGCTAGCACGATACACCAGATAAAATATCAGTGAAAAGAGCAGACCTTGCAAGAGATTAAACGGCAACACCATTCCAACTAGGTAGTTGCGAACACCGATTATCTCACGAATATCAAAATTCGCAAATGCAGCATAAGCAGGAATTGCGTAGATATAATTCAAAAGGAGCATGGCAAGTGTCAAGCCGGCACTTCCAACAATCGTAGCGAATACATACTGTTGAATCGTTTGTTTCTTGCCCCAAATCACATAGAAAGCAAGCAGAAATACAGCAAGTGCAACAATATTCATCGGCAAACCAATTACTGTTGACGGTCCACTATTATTGAACAAGAACTTGAGAACTGTCCGTATCAACAAAATAGTAAAAGCAGACCCTAAATCTAAGGCCAACATTCCAATCAAAATCGGAATAATAGAAAAGTCAATTTCCAAGAAACTAGCGGACGGAATCAAGGGAAATTTTAGGTACATAAGCAGAAAAGAAACTGCTGAGAGAATGGCAATCAAAGCCATTTTACGTGTATGTGTCATCTTCTTCCTCCAATTTTAACAAATTAGAGAAGTGGGAAATCAATCCTTTGCACCTATCAAAAGCAGCAGAAAGCATACGTTAGCCTTCCTCGCCTTGTCAGCTACAAATCAATTGTTCTCCGTCTTCTCCCATCCAGACTATACTGTCGGTTGTGGAATTTCACCACATCGGCTTTCGCTCGCGGACTATCACCGCCGGTAGGGAATTGCACCCTGCCCCGAAGACTGTTCCTCACCAACTATTAACAGATGAACTTCTCACTTCACTTGGCGTATCCTCCTCCAAATACAGCAAATAGGAAACCAAAGTAGAAAGTTGTTGATGGTTGATGAGTATTAGTTAGTGAACAGTTCCACTAACTATTTTCCATGATATCAAAAAAGACTTGCCAAGGCAAGTCTCGCAACAGTTGCTTATATATAAAACTCGTATCAATCTAAATTAAAGGCAACTATAGCTGGTTTTGTTCCACTGAAGTCCGCAAACGGCTTAATCTCGAACTCCATTTCTCCGCTACCATTTACCCCAAAGTTCTCAATCGCTCCTTCATAGCTTCTTCCTGCTGAAATTGTTTCTATCGTATGCGCATTAGGATAGCTTTCCATCTTTTTTCCATTCACATATAAATCAATATCTGAACCAATCAATAAATCCTTATCTGATAGATTTGTCACATTATACGTCATTTTTAAAACTTTTTCAGGATTACTGTTATCAAATTGATTTCGCTCCTCACTCCATTCAGCCCCAGTAACAGTATATTCTACTTTCCCTTCGAAGGTAATCTTGTCGCCAATGCTATACTTTTGTTGAGTAGGCGATGATGTAGATGTCTCTTGCGCTGTATTTTGTTCTGACTGCATCTCTTTTTGACTGTCTTTTGCGCTACTACATGCCACCAAATTGAATAAAAGCCCTACAGATAGTCCAACCAATAATAACTTTGATCTTTTCATAATAAAGTCTTCCTTTTCTTTTTTATTTATTATATCACACTTGCTAAAAAAAAAAAGTATGCGGTATAATTTATTATTGGAAATTGGTGGTATTACAGATTTGGACAGAAATACCTCCACCCTATTTCAGCTTGTCTGCCTCATATTGGTGGACCAAGTCTAAGCCTGCGAATGCCTGTTGGCGTAAGGCCTCATAGATAATCATACAGACAGTATTTGACACATTCAAACTACGGACATGCTCATCATTCATGGGAATACGAAGCGCTTTTTCAGGGTGTTTTCTCATAAAGTCTTCTGGCAAACCCTTGTCCTCACGACCAAAAATAAAATAATGGTCAGCATGATCGTTATAGATCTCATCGGAATAGATTTTTTCAG
Above is a window of Streptococcus sp. zg-86 DNA encoding:
- a CDS encoding lectin-like domain-containing protein — its product is MNRKKFNSQFDEVDRKSRVKLHKSGKNWVRTVLSQIGLLRVLGNKNAAEQVVVDMDNVDIIDSTASAYLKALVSLGVVGGGSLLVQTHVYAEETPQMERELSNQAEGIVAGKDRVVLSREDDEAVSNLTSDSFSASTSISAEASESASISSSTSVSESVSMSLSTSDSLFASLSTSTATSDSLVMNDTVSSTEASMAEVSENTVISTPNRSVVSLPTSETVSDEIEKIVPNVTGNLTTAILPSGNSYSTTESTRIRTRRSLLEGQPIPRGAYFFATSSREGYVPITLGNATLTDDKTRIKVTAVNQNEFFSTKGTAKIDSEGIVTLTENESGQAGAYTLNTKVDLNQPFIFKAKMKLGDAFDKVFTPSGHTGGDGISFLFTTGAIGEVGNASGNGAGPTLGLGGENVKNSFGFKFDTSWDQPSETSSEKQYFNGDPAVYNASTGRPYMAFFANKDGVVSTDSSRSDSRALPTSVLNNEFQDVVFEYRPRTPENRYPTVRVIYNGIMISKDPRGWLREARLVTGDAQGREKFAFSVFASTAVGTNLQQLKLESFEYTAAGSLIQVKLVNDETGADIREAKVFSAPEGEIRDLTPDVALTDRIVINGVDYGLRYELKQSNVSTAAGFVSGDTVSYKEGVQTITYSYHDRSKSVRESLATSESVSTSVKLSETISQSLSTSSSVSTSQSLSTSSSVSTSQSLSTSSSVSTSQSLSTSSSVSTSQSLSTSTSVSTSQSLSTSSSVSTSQSLSTSSSVSASQSLSTSSSVSTSQSLSTSASVSASQSLSTSSSVSVSESLSTSTSVSTSQSLSTSASVSTSESLSTSASVSASQSLSTSSSVSTSQSLSTSSSVSASQSLSTSSSVFSTSQSLSTSASVSTSQSLSTSSSVSASQSLSTSSSVSTSQSLSTSTSVSTSQSLSTSASVSASQSLSTSSSVSTSQSLSTSTSVSTSQSLSTRSSVSASQSLSTSSSVSTSESLSTSASVSASQSLSTSSSVSTSQSLSTSTSVSTSQSLSTSSSVSTSQSLSTSSSVSTSESLSTSASVSASQSLSTSSSVSTSESLSTSASVSASQSLSTSSSVSTSESLSTSASVSASQSLSTSSSVSTSQSLSTSVSVSTSQSLSTSASVSASQSLSTSSSVSTSQSLSTSTSVSTSQSLSTSSSVSTSHSLSTSSSVSASQSLSTSASVSTSQSLSTSTSVSTSQSLSTSASVSASQSLSMSSSVSTSESLSTSASVSASQFLSTSASVSTSQSLSTSSSVSASQSLSTSSSVSTSQSLSTSASVLASQSLSTSSSVSTSESLSTSASVSASQSLSTSASVSTSQSFSTSESVSTSQSLSTSTSVSTSQSLSTSTSISTSQSLSTSTSVSASQSLSTSASVSTSQSLSASSSVSASQSLSTSTSVSTSQSLSTSSSVSTSHSLSTSSSVSTSESLSTSASVSASQSLSTSSSVSTSHSLSTSASVSASQSLSTSSSVSTSESLSTSASVSASQSLSTSSSVSTSQSLSTSASVSTSQSLSTSASVSASQSLSTSSSVSTSQSLSTSTSVSTSQSLSTSASVSASQSLSTSSSVSTSQSFSTSESVSTSQSLSTSTSISTSQSLSTSSSVSASQSLSMSSSVSTSYSLSTSSKLSASQSLSASESTSISHSTGVGTGVNENPYLSLSISESISTSASISASMSDSESASTSISTSASISESFSTSLSVSLSALTSESSNSSENQVELLSTMTSESAIESEVMKSVVAKLPKTGTEVDKVSLLGGLSALAALVAFKRKKKEDETL
- a CDS encoding phosphatase PAP2 family protein, with the protein product MKNKSLYFRNASFTALLFVILGYGVKFYPQQLVGFDRSIQTALRGDFPALATRFWTTVTLLGNVTVLLPISLLLAFFCYKKKWKVESYFVLASFAVMGVLSTALKYVYQRPRPSIEWLIDTIGYSFPSWHAASTMMMAGVMVIFTQQRLKQPILKRLAQGGLILLASLVGLSRIYVGVHYPTDIIGGWLLASTLLQILFPFYDQLRFTWRFQGKQK
- a CDS encoding ECF transporter S component encodes the protein MTHTRKMALIAILSAVSFLLMYLKFPLIPSASFLEIDFSIIPILIGMLALDLGSAFTILLIRTVLKFLFNNSGPSTVIGLPMNIVALAVFLLAFYVIWGKKQTIQQYVFATIVGSAGLTLAMLLLNYIYAIPAYAAFANFDIREIIGVRNYLVGMVLPFNLLQGLLFSLIFYLVYRASQPILRKG